A portion of the Lolium rigidum isolate FL_2022 chromosome 1, APGP_CSIRO_Lrig_0.1, whole genome shotgun sequence genome contains these proteins:
- the LOC124663964 gene encoding serine/threonine-protein kinase PBL27-like: MEACIPCLGVRKGRVPPPPVEGDPLNRNVPAAARTFSFEELSAATRNFRDENLVAGSEPCVYRGRLKSVNQVVAVKLQHLVDRNNVSTEQRNSEFLARVVMLNDLRHPKLVNLIGFCADGNHRILVHEYMPLGSLEDHLHDPSPEKPRLDWSTRMNIAAGVARGLQYLHDKGVVYRCLRSSDVLLGDGEGYHPKLSQYELAKAGRLFDDPEAREAREFQIRTIGALAPETTMAAQVSMASDVYCFGVVLLELITGRRAFSPRAAKEDSMLVTWAQPLLKYRAGMRRMVDPALQGRYPSKDLEMALAVAFMCVQQEPAMRPPIGDLVKVMSLLAYDNRAEEPRGHLS; encoded by the exons GGTGTGCGAAAGGGGAGAGTGCCACCGCCGCCGGTGGAAGGCGATCCGCTCAATCGCAACGTCCCTGCCGCCGCTCGAACTTTCTCATTCGAGGAGCTCTCGGCGGCGACCAGGAATTTCAGGGACGAGAACCTCGTCGCTGGTAGCGAGCCGTGCGTGTACAGAGGCCGCCTGAAGAGCGTCAACCAG GTTGTTGCTGTGAAGCTGCAGCATCTTGTGGATCGTAATAATGTGTCAACGGAGCAACGCAACAGCGAGTTTCTTGCCCGCGTGGTGATGCTCAACGATCTGCGCCACCCCAAGCTCGTCAACCTTATCGGCTTCTGCGCCGACGGCAATCATCGGATTTTGGTTCATGAGTACATGCCACTGGGTTCTCTGGAAGATCACCTCCACG ATCCATCTCCAGAAAAACCACGGCTCGACTGGAGCACGAGGATGAACATAGCTGCCGGTGTGGCCAGAGGATTGCAGTATCTGCACGACAAAGGCGTGGTGTACCGATGCCTCCGAAGTTCAGACGTTCTGCTCGGAGACGGGGAGGGCTACCACCCAAAGCTGTCTCAGTACGAACTGGCAAAGGCCGGCCGACTTTTTGATGACCCTGAAGCCCGGGAAGCCCGGGAATTCCAAATAAGAACAATCGGTGCTCTTGCCCCCGAGACCACCATGGCCGCGCAGGTGTCCATGGCGTCGGACGTGTATTGCTTCGGCGTCGTGCTGCTGGAGCTGATTACAGGGCGCAGGGCCTTCAGCCCCCGGGCCGCCAAGGAAGATTCGATGCTTGTCACATGG GCCCAGCCATTGTTGAAATACAGGGCGGGCATGCGCCGCATGGTAGACCCGGCGCTGCAAGGCCGGTACCCGTCGAAGGATTTGGAGATGGCACTGGCAGTTGCTTTCATGTGCGTCCAGCAAGAGCCGGCCATGAGACCGCCCATCGGCGACCTCGTTAAGGTTATGTCTCTCCTCGCCTACGACAATCGAGCTGAAGAACCACGCGGGCATCTATCCTAG